The following proteins are co-located in the Megalobrama amblycephala isolate DHTTF-2021 linkage group LG12, ASM1881202v1, whole genome shotgun sequence genome:
- the cdc14b gene encoding dual specificity protein phosphatase CDC14B isoform X3, with protein MKRKSERRSESRKRVCASLSDQTESKSDIYVHITDQLYFALLHQKVKSSPDRHCFCIDDELSYENFYADFGPLNLAMFYRFCCKLNKKLKSCVHAKKKIVFYTCGDRKKQANAAYLIGSYAVMHLQKTPEEAYSLLVSQNASYLPFRDASFGTCMYNLNILDCLRAVHKALQFGWLDFSQFNVEEYEHYERAENGDFNWIIPGKFLAFSGPHPKSKIENGYPLHAPEAYFPYFRKHNITTIIRLNKKMYDAKRFTDMGFKHHDLFFVDGSTPNDAIVTKFLNICENADGAIAVHCKAGLGRTGTLIGCYMMKHFRLTAAEAIAWIRICRPGSVIGPQQNFVEDKQMNLWADGDLYRQKISEQENGSSKMAVAGILSGVEDISINGTNKNISQRKTATETHTEEEEEECGGLTQGDKLRALKSKRQSRASTGSISLEENTIHTKSTSKSLSSDKRKRTRASLGSNRASRRSLSRRRKVLHAMPSVRFQRPCNSISKARAPLLR; from the exons ATGAAGCGCAAGAGCGAGCGACGGAGCGAGTCGAGGAAAAGAGTCTGCGCTTCTCTGAGCGACCAGACGGAGTCCAAGAGCGATATTTACGTTCATATCACAG aTCAGCTGTATTTTGCTCTTCTTCATCAGAAGGTGAAGAGCAGTCCTGACAGACACTGTTTCTGTATAGATGATGAGCTCTCCTATGAGAA CTTCTACGCGGACTTTGGCCCGCTCAATCTGGCCATGTTTTATCGCTTCTGTTGCAAACTCAACAAGAAGCTGAAG TCTTGTGTTCATGCAAAGAAGAAAATTGTGTTTTATACCTGTGGAGACAGAAAGAAACAAGCCAATGCTGCGTATTTGATCGGCTCTTATGCT GTAATGCATCTACAGAAAACACCAGAAGAAGCGTACAGCCTTCTTGTCTCTCAAAATGCATCATATCTTCCTTTTAG AGATGCGTCTTTTGGAACTTGCATGTACAATCTGAATATTCTTGACTGTCTACGGGCCGTTCACAAG GCTCTGCAGTTCGGCTGGCTGGATTTCTCGCAGTTTAATGTGGAGGAATATGAACATTATGAG CGGGCGGAAAATGGAGATTTTAACTGGATCATTCCAGGGAAGTTTTTGGCTTTCAGCGGTCCTCATCCGAAGAGCAAAATTGAGAACG GATACCCTCTTCACGCCCCTGAAGCGTATTTCCCCTACTTCAGGAAGCACAACATCACCACGATCATCCGGCTCAACAAGAAAATGTACGACGCCAAGCGTTTCACAGACATGGGCTTCAAGCACCATGACCTGTTCTTTGTAGATGGTAGTACGCCCAACGACGCCATCGTCACCAAGTTCCTGAACATCTGCGAGAATGCTGACGGCGCCATCGCGGTCCACTGTAAAG CTGGTCTGGGCCGAACAGggactctgattggctgttacATGATGAAACACTTCAGACTGACTGCAGCTGAAGCCATCGCATGGATCAGGATCTGCAGACCCGGTTCAGTCATCGGACCTCAACAGAACTTTGTTGAAGA CAAACAGATGAATCTGTGGGCAGACGGTGATCTGTACCGCCAAAAAATAAGTGAGCAGGAAAATGGCTCAAGCAAAATGGCAGTGGCTGGAATCCTGTCCGGAGTAGAAGATATTTCCATCAATGGTACAAACAAGAACATATCACAGAGAAAAACAGCCACTGAAACG CACactgaggaagaggaagaggagtgTGGCGGTCTCACGCAAGGCGACAAACTACGAGCTCTGAAGAGTAAGAGGCAGTCCAGAGCGTCCACGGGTTCAATATC TTTGGAAGAAAATACAATTCACACCAAATCAACATCAAAGTCTTTAAG CTCAGATAAAAGGAAAAGAACTCGGGCGTCACTTGGATCCAACAGAGCCAGCAG ACGATCTCTGTCCAGAAGAAGGAAAGTTCTTCACGCAATGCCATCGGTGCGCTTTCAGAGACCATG TAACTCCATCTCCAAAGCTCGAGCTCCTCTCCTCCGCTGA
- the cdc14b gene encoding dual specificity protein phosphatase CDC14B isoform X4, with the protein MKRKSERRSESRKRVCASLSDQTESKSDIYVHITDQLYFALLHQKVKSSPDRHCFCIDDELSYENFYADFGPLNLAMFYRFCCKLNKKLKSCVHAKKKIVFYTCGDRKKQANAAYLIGSYAVMHLQKTPEEAYSLLVSQNASYLPFRDASFGTCMYNLNILDCLRAVHKALQFGWLDFSQFNVEEYEHYERAENGDFNWIIPGKFLAFSGPHPKSKIENGYPLHAPEAYFPYFRKHNITTIIRLNKKMYDAKRFTDMGFKHHDLFFVDGSTPNDAIVTKFLNICENADGAIAVHCKAGLGRTGTLIGCYMMKHFRLTAAEAIAWIRICRPGSVIGPQQNFVEDKQMNLWADGDLYRQKISEQENGSSKMAVAGILSGVEDISINGTNKNISQRKTATETHTEEEEEECGGLTQGDKLRALKSKRQSRASTGSISLEENTIHTKSTSKSLSSDKRKRTRASLGSNRASSNSISKARAPLLR; encoded by the exons ATGAAGCGCAAGAGCGAGCGACGGAGCGAGTCGAGGAAAAGAGTCTGCGCTTCTCTGAGCGACCAGACGGAGTCCAAGAGCGATATTTACGTTCATATCACAG aTCAGCTGTATTTTGCTCTTCTTCATCAGAAGGTGAAGAGCAGTCCTGACAGACACTGTTTCTGTATAGATGATGAGCTCTCCTATGAGAA CTTCTACGCGGACTTTGGCCCGCTCAATCTGGCCATGTTTTATCGCTTCTGTTGCAAACTCAACAAGAAGCTGAAG TCTTGTGTTCATGCAAAGAAGAAAATTGTGTTTTATACCTGTGGAGACAGAAAGAAACAAGCCAATGCTGCGTATTTGATCGGCTCTTATGCT GTAATGCATCTACAGAAAACACCAGAAGAAGCGTACAGCCTTCTTGTCTCTCAAAATGCATCATATCTTCCTTTTAG AGATGCGTCTTTTGGAACTTGCATGTACAATCTGAATATTCTTGACTGTCTACGGGCCGTTCACAAG GCTCTGCAGTTCGGCTGGCTGGATTTCTCGCAGTTTAATGTGGAGGAATATGAACATTATGAG CGGGCGGAAAATGGAGATTTTAACTGGATCATTCCAGGGAAGTTTTTGGCTTTCAGCGGTCCTCATCCGAAGAGCAAAATTGAGAACG GATACCCTCTTCACGCCCCTGAAGCGTATTTCCCCTACTTCAGGAAGCACAACATCACCACGATCATCCGGCTCAACAAGAAAATGTACGACGCCAAGCGTTTCACAGACATGGGCTTCAAGCACCATGACCTGTTCTTTGTAGATGGTAGTACGCCCAACGACGCCATCGTCACCAAGTTCCTGAACATCTGCGAGAATGCTGACGGCGCCATCGCGGTCCACTGTAAAG CTGGTCTGGGCCGAACAGggactctgattggctgttacATGATGAAACACTTCAGACTGACTGCAGCTGAAGCCATCGCATGGATCAGGATCTGCAGACCCGGTTCAGTCATCGGACCTCAACAGAACTTTGTTGAAGA CAAACAGATGAATCTGTGGGCAGACGGTGATCTGTACCGCCAAAAAATAAGTGAGCAGGAAAATGGCTCAAGCAAAATGGCAGTGGCTGGAATCCTGTCCGGAGTAGAAGATATTTCCATCAATGGTACAAACAAGAACATATCACAGAGAAAAACAGCCACTGAAACG CACactgaggaagaggaagaggagtgTGGCGGTCTCACGCAAGGCGACAAACTACGAGCTCTGAAGAGTAAGAGGCAGTCCAGAGCGTCCACGGGTTCAATATC TTTGGAAGAAAATACAATTCACACCAAATCAACATCAAAGTCTTTAAG CTCAGATAAAAGGAAAAGAACTCGGGCGTCACTTGGATCCAACAGAGCCAGCAG TAACTCCATCTCCAAAGCTCGAGCTCCTCTCCTCCGCTGA
- the cdc14b gene encoding dual specificity protein phosphatase CDC14B isoform X2 yields MYRNNLTIESCDLSNYIEFIEDQLYFALLHQKVKSSPDRHCFCIDDELSYENFYADFGPLNLAMFYRFCCKLNKKLKSCVHAKKKIVFYTCGDRKKQANAAYLIGSYAVMHLQKTPEEAYSLLVSQNASYLPFRDASFGTCMYNLNILDCLRAVHKALQFGWLDFSQFNVEEYEHYERAENGDFNWIIPGKFLAFSGPHPKSKIENGYPLHAPEAYFPYFRKHNITTIIRLNKKMYDAKRFTDMGFKHHDLFFVDGSTPNDAIVTKFLNICENADGAIAVHCKAGLGRTGTLIGCYMMKHFRLTAAEAIAWIRICRPGSVIGPQQNFVEDKQMNLWADGDLYRQKISEQENGSSKMAVAGILSGVEDISINGTNKNISQRKTATETHTEEEEEECGGLTQGDKLRALKSKRQSRASTGSISLEENTIHTKSTSKSLSSDKRKRTRASLGSNRASSPLHSRLAKSLGSLHVMACETDGVFSDVSAASMANNNFIKQSNLKHLKPHAAQRTYSAISIHRSLSSLSS; encoded by the exons ATGTACCGGAACAACCTCACTATAGAATCCTGTGATCTGTCAAACTACATCGAGTTCATTGAAG aTCAGCTGTATTTTGCTCTTCTTCATCAGAAGGTGAAGAGCAGTCCTGACAGACACTGTTTCTGTATAGATGATGAGCTCTCCTATGAGAA CTTCTACGCGGACTTTGGCCCGCTCAATCTGGCCATGTTTTATCGCTTCTGTTGCAAACTCAACAAGAAGCTGAAG TCTTGTGTTCATGCAAAGAAGAAAATTGTGTTTTATACCTGTGGAGACAGAAAGAAACAAGCCAATGCTGCGTATTTGATCGGCTCTTATGCT GTAATGCATCTACAGAAAACACCAGAAGAAGCGTACAGCCTTCTTGTCTCTCAAAATGCATCATATCTTCCTTTTAG AGATGCGTCTTTTGGAACTTGCATGTACAATCTGAATATTCTTGACTGTCTACGGGCCGTTCACAAG GCTCTGCAGTTCGGCTGGCTGGATTTCTCGCAGTTTAATGTGGAGGAATATGAACATTATGAG CGGGCGGAAAATGGAGATTTTAACTGGATCATTCCAGGGAAGTTTTTGGCTTTCAGCGGTCCTCATCCGAAGAGCAAAATTGAGAACG GATACCCTCTTCACGCCCCTGAAGCGTATTTCCCCTACTTCAGGAAGCACAACATCACCACGATCATCCGGCTCAACAAGAAAATGTACGACGCCAAGCGTTTCACAGACATGGGCTTCAAGCACCATGACCTGTTCTTTGTAGATGGTAGTACGCCCAACGACGCCATCGTCACCAAGTTCCTGAACATCTGCGAGAATGCTGACGGCGCCATCGCGGTCCACTGTAAAG CTGGTCTGGGCCGAACAGggactctgattggctgttacATGATGAAACACTTCAGACTGACTGCAGCTGAAGCCATCGCATGGATCAGGATCTGCAGACCCGGTTCAGTCATCGGACCTCAACAGAACTTTGTTGAAGA CAAACAGATGAATCTGTGGGCAGACGGTGATCTGTACCGCCAAAAAATAAGTGAGCAGGAAAATGGCTCAAGCAAAATGGCAGTGGCTGGAATCCTGTCCGGAGTAGAAGATATTTCCATCAATGGTACAAACAAGAACATATCACAGAGAAAAACAGCCACTGAAACG CACactgaggaagaggaagaggagtgTGGCGGTCTCACGCAAGGCGACAAACTACGAGCTCTGAAGAGTAAGAGGCAGTCCAGAGCGTCCACGGGTTCAATATC TTTGGAAGAAAATACAATTCACACCAAATCAACATCAAAGTCTTTAAG CTCAGATAAAAGGAAAAGAACTCGGGCGTCACTTGGATCCAACAGAGCCAGCAG CCCTTTACATTCAAGGCTCGCTAAATCTTTAGGCAGCTTGCACGTAATGGCCTGTGAAACGGATGGTGTGTTCTCTGACGTTAGCGCTGCCTCTATGGCCAACAATAATTTCATCAAGCAGTCGAACTTAAAGCACTTAAAGCCACACGCGGCCCAGAGGACTTACTCTGCCATTTCCATACACCGCAGTCTGAGTTCCCTCAGCTCA TAA
- the cdc14b gene encoding dual specificity protein phosphatase CDC14B isoform X1 — MKRKSERRSESRKRVCASLSDQTESKSDIYVHITDQLYFALLHQKVKSSPDRHCFCIDDELSYENFYADFGPLNLAMFYRFCCKLNKKLKSCVHAKKKIVFYTCGDRKKQANAAYLIGSYAVMHLQKTPEEAYSLLVSQNASYLPFRDASFGTCMYNLNILDCLRAVHKALQFGWLDFSQFNVEEYEHYERAENGDFNWIIPGKFLAFSGPHPKSKIENGYPLHAPEAYFPYFRKHNITTIIRLNKKMYDAKRFTDMGFKHHDLFFVDGSTPNDAIVTKFLNICENADGAIAVHCKAGLGRTGTLIGCYMMKHFRLTAAEAIAWIRICRPGSVIGPQQNFVEDKQMNLWADGDLYRQKISEQENGSSKMAVAGILSGVEDISINGTNKNISQRKTATETHTEEEEEECGGLTQGDKLRALKSKRQSRASTGSISLEENTIHTKSTSKSLSSDKRKRTRASLGSNRASSPLHSRLAKSLGSLHVMACETDGVFSDVSAASMANNNFIKQSNLKHLKPHAAQRTYSAISIHRSLSSLSS; from the exons ATGAAGCGCAAGAGCGAGCGACGGAGCGAGTCGAGGAAAAGAGTCTGCGCTTCTCTGAGCGACCAGACGGAGTCCAAGAGCGATATTTACGTTCATATCACAG aTCAGCTGTATTTTGCTCTTCTTCATCAGAAGGTGAAGAGCAGTCCTGACAGACACTGTTTCTGTATAGATGATGAGCTCTCCTATGAGAA CTTCTACGCGGACTTTGGCCCGCTCAATCTGGCCATGTTTTATCGCTTCTGTTGCAAACTCAACAAGAAGCTGAAG TCTTGTGTTCATGCAAAGAAGAAAATTGTGTTTTATACCTGTGGAGACAGAAAGAAACAAGCCAATGCTGCGTATTTGATCGGCTCTTATGCT GTAATGCATCTACAGAAAACACCAGAAGAAGCGTACAGCCTTCTTGTCTCTCAAAATGCATCATATCTTCCTTTTAG AGATGCGTCTTTTGGAACTTGCATGTACAATCTGAATATTCTTGACTGTCTACGGGCCGTTCACAAG GCTCTGCAGTTCGGCTGGCTGGATTTCTCGCAGTTTAATGTGGAGGAATATGAACATTATGAG CGGGCGGAAAATGGAGATTTTAACTGGATCATTCCAGGGAAGTTTTTGGCTTTCAGCGGTCCTCATCCGAAGAGCAAAATTGAGAACG GATACCCTCTTCACGCCCCTGAAGCGTATTTCCCCTACTTCAGGAAGCACAACATCACCACGATCATCCGGCTCAACAAGAAAATGTACGACGCCAAGCGTTTCACAGACATGGGCTTCAAGCACCATGACCTGTTCTTTGTAGATGGTAGTACGCCCAACGACGCCATCGTCACCAAGTTCCTGAACATCTGCGAGAATGCTGACGGCGCCATCGCGGTCCACTGTAAAG CTGGTCTGGGCCGAACAGggactctgattggctgttacATGATGAAACACTTCAGACTGACTGCAGCTGAAGCCATCGCATGGATCAGGATCTGCAGACCCGGTTCAGTCATCGGACCTCAACAGAACTTTGTTGAAGA CAAACAGATGAATCTGTGGGCAGACGGTGATCTGTACCGCCAAAAAATAAGTGAGCAGGAAAATGGCTCAAGCAAAATGGCAGTGGCTGGAATCCTGTCCGGAGTAGAAGATATTTCCATCAATGGTACAAACAAGAACATATCACAGAGAAAAACAGCCACTGAAACG CACactgaggaagaggaagaggagtgTGGCGGTCTCACGCAAGGCGACAAACTACGAGCTCTGAAGAGTAAGAGGCAGTCCAGAGCGTCCACGGGTTCAATATC TTTGGAAGAAAATACAATTCACACCAAATCAACATCAAAGTCTTTAAG CTCAGATAAAAGGAAAAGAACTCGGGCGTCACTTGGATCCAACAGAGCCAGCAG CCCTTTACATTCAAGGCTCGCTAAATCTTTAGGCAGCTTGCACGTAATGGCCTGTGAAACGGATGGTGTGTTCTCTGACGTTAGCGCTGCCTCTATGGCCAACAATAATTTCATCAAGCAGTCGAACTTAAAGCACTTAAAGCCACACGCGGCCCAGAGGACTTACTCTGCCATTTCCATACACCGCAGTCTGAGTTCCCTCAGCTCA TAA